The Oncorhynchus masou masou isolate Uvic2021 chromosome 25, UVic_Omas_1.1, whole genome shotgun sequence DNA window actatagaccagagccctattccttatatagtgcactactatagaccagagccctattccctatatagtgcactactatagaccagagccctattccctatatagtgcactactgttgaacagagccctatattctgcactactatagaccagagccctattccctatatagtgcactactatagaccagagccctattccctatatagtgcactactatagaccagagccctattccctatatagtgcactactatagaccagaaccctattccctatatagtgcactactatagaccagaaccctattccctatatagtgcactactatagaccaaagccctatatagtgcactactatagatcagagccctattccctatatagtgcactactatagaccagagccctattccttatatagtgcactacgtttgaccagagccctattccctatatagtgcactactatagaccagaaccctattccctatatagtgcactactatagaccagagccctattccctatattgtgcactactatagaccagagccctattccctatattgtgcactactatagaccagagccctattccctatatagtgttctacttttgaccagagccctattccttatatagtgcattacttttgaccaggccccatagcCATTAGTTAACCTAGAAATATGATATACAGAGgcagtatcttaatttgatcaccctgttgcagattctgaagtttgtcatttccactttgaaatttcaggcTTGATTTTCCCAATACGAAacatgtatcaacccctacaaatatGCCcatttaattataatccacataataattcacatttcctgttgctgcaggattatttccctgctgtagaaaactggctctaattaagatcctacatatgtatCAACGAGGGCCAAACGCTCAAGTATATCGGCCCCCACCTTTGACCTCTTGACCCCTAACCACCCAACAGGTAAATGGCAGGTTGCTTCTGGGTCAGAAGTGTCGGTGTGGGTGGGAGTGGGTAACACAAGTTTGGTGGCACCTTACttggggaggacgggctggtggtaatgactggagcggaatctgtggaatggtatcaaatacatccaaCAGACGGTTTCCATGTATTTGATACGATTCCAtccgctccgttccagccattattatgagccttcaGCAGCTTCCTGTGTTGTGGGTGTGGGTCAGGGTCGTCAGGATGCCCGACAACTTACTGTCTGGGACTGTGTAAGAGGTTGTTGGTGTGAATGTCCACATTGTGGTGTTTGTGTTTTTAAAGCAATGTGTTCATTTAGACTACTTGTGATAGCCAGCCATTAACGACGAAAATTTGGTTTGTGACGGCTCATCAAATACAGACCAAATCTATAGACTTTAAAAatggactgtctctctgtctctctgtctctctgtctctctgtctctctgtctctctgtctctctgtgtctctgtgtctctgtgtctctgtctctctctgtctctctgtctctctctgtctctctctctctctctctctctctgtctctctctgtctccctctgtctccctctgtctccctctgtctctctctgtctctctctgtgtctctctgtctcgctctgtgtctctctgtctctctctgtctctctctgtctctctctgtccctgtctctctctgtctctctctgtccctgtctctctctgtccctgtctctctctgtccctgtctctctctgtccctgtctctctctgtccctgtctctctctgtccctgtctctctctgtccctgtctctctgtctctgtctctctctgtccctgtctctctctgtccctgtctctctctgtccctgtctctctctgtccctgtctctctctgtctctctctgtctctctttctttctgtctctctttctttctgtttctttctctctctgtctctctctgtctctctctgtctctctctgtctctctctgtctctctctgtctctctttctttctgtctctgtctctctgtgtctctctctgtctctctctgtccctgtctctctctgtccctgtctctctctgtccctgtctctctctgtccctgtctctctctgtccctgtctctctctgtctctctctgtctctctttctttctgtctctctttctttctgtttctttctctctctgtctctctttctctctgtctctctgtctctctctgtctctctgtctctcacgtAGTCCTTTCCGGCTCCACTGTGTTTGTTTAGCTACTACAGTATTATCCTTTCTCTTCATTTTCTGCATCCCAAAAATAGGGTTCTGAAGACACCCTGTCTGGGTCTCTATTCAAGGCCTGGTCCGTAGAGTGAAGGTTACTTGACACTCACAAAAATAAGAAGGTTGAAAATAAGCATAAGTGATGTTGTACTGCAGGGGTTCCCAGTCGGGggacaatttatttttattttcttgaGGGGGTGGTCGGGGGCCCGGAACGTAATTAGAAACAGGTCCTTGCTAACAAAGCAGGTCCTTTCTAACCTCCAAACCTGGGAGGGGAACAGACAAAGGCTACGTCCCAAGTGGTTCCCTATTTTCTATGGGCCATATGGTCAAAAGTACAGTAGTCCAAACTTCAGAGAATAGGGGGAcatgttttatttgtttattgaacctttattttaactaggcaagtcaattaaaaacaaattcttatttacaaagacggccaaaccctcctctaatctggacgacgctggtccaattgtgtgctgccctatgggactcccaatcacggacggttgtgatacagcccgggatcaaatccgggtctgtagtgaagcctctaccactgggatgcagtgccttagaccgctgcgccactcgggagccaattAGCTGACTGTCctagtggggggggggcatgctCTGTCGTAGTTCTCCATGACACTGACAGCATGTATACAGACGACGCTTGTAGCTTGTATTTGGTGGGTATGTTGTGTTTTACATACAAGCCGCGATCACATGTCAGTAGAGGAGAGACTTGGATTGAATGGGCTAATGGAAATGGAAACCGAGTACAGGACAGATTTCACAGGACTCGCATGTAAACGAACGACAGACAAAAAACCCAGTATCCAGTTGGTTGTTTATAACTGTAGGTCCTACCTTCAGAGGGCTGTCAGGGGTAATGGTGTGTGACTTCTGGGAGAACATATGTCACTAGAGAGTCATTACGGAGGTCACATTGGATTGGTTCTCTCTGCCTTGGCTGTCTCTGCCTCAggaggtgtgcgtgtgtgcgttcgtgtgtgtttatgtccctaatattgagttgcacccccccccccccccctttccctcagaatagcctcaattcgTTGAGGCTTGGACTCGACAAGGTTTtgaagggttccacagggatgcagtcccatgttgactccaatgattcccacagttgtatcaagttgtctggatgtcctttgggtggtgggctaTTCTTGATAAACATGGGTGAAAGCGTGACAGCGTGAAAAACCCTGCAGCGTTGCTGTtcatgacacactcaaaccggtgagcctggcacctgctaccataccctgttcaaaggcacttcaatctgtttgtcttgcccattcaccctctgaatgacacacatacacaatccatgtctcaattgtctcgaggcttaaaaatccttctttaacccgtctcttccccttcatctacactgattgaagtgtatttaacaagtgacatcaatttgggatcatagctttcaactggattcacctggtcactcTGTCAAGGaaatagcaggtgttcttaatatttagTTCACTCCGTGTATGTTACTACGTAtgtgagtgtatatgtgtgtgtttgtctctcagaGAGACTTCCTGTCCTGTAATGTCTGCAGGCAGAGCAGGGCCCTGATGTTTGTCTCTCAGAGAGACTTCCTGTAATGTCAGCAGGCAGAGCTGGGCCCTGATGTTTGTCTCTCAGAGAGACGTCCTGTAATGTCAGCAGGCAGAGCAGGGCCCTGATGTTTGTCTCTCAGAGAGACTTCCTGTCCTGTAATGTCAGCAGGCAGAGCAGGGCCCTGATGTTTGTCTCTCAGAGAGACGTCCTGTAATGTCAGCAGGCAGAGCAGGGCCCTGATGTTTGTCTCTCAGAGAGACTTCCTGTAATGTCAGCAGGCAGAGCAGGGCCCTGATGTTTGTCTCTCAGAGAGACGTCCTGTCCTGTAATGTCCGCAGGCAGAGCAGGGCCCTGATGTTTGTCTCTCAGAGAGACTTCCTGTAATGTCAGCAGGCAGAGCAGGGCCCTGATGTTTGTCTCTCAGAGAGACGTCCTGTCCTGTAATGTCCGCAGGCAGAGCAGGGCCCTGATGTTTGTCTCTCAGAGAGACGTCCTGTAATGTCAACAGGCAGAGCAGGGCCCTGATGTACTGTAACTCTTCTCTAATGGCActatattccccatatagtgcactccttttgaccagggcccacagggctccAGTAGGAGTGCATTATACAACGAgtagggtgttatttgggacacTATAACCATGATACCTCGAGAACCAAATCATACTCTACAGCCCAGCCATCTGGAAACCAACCTTATTCACTGTGATgtcacacacactacatgaaGACAACAGACATGCTCTCTCTGCTTCtcgctcctctctttctctctctctctctctctctctctctctctctctcttcctcattctctcttcctcattctctctttcttattCTTGCTTTCGCTCTCTtattctctcattttctctctcattctctctctctctcattctctctcattctctctctctctcattctctctcattctttcgctctctctctcattctttcgctctctctcattcttgctctctctctcatttttgctctctctctcatttttgctctctctctcattttcgctctctctcattttcgctctctctctcattttcgcTCTcattttcgctctctctctcattttctctctctctctcattttcgctctctctctctctctctctctctgttattctcACAcactccctatttctctctctctctctctctctctgtgttacatcTCTCCAAGTCCCCAAACATATGgttagatgagacaaaaatgtagctttttggccatcaaggaaattgctatgtctggcacaaacccaacacctctcatcaccctgaaaaccaaccccacagtgaagcatggtggtggcagcatcatgctgtggggatattgttcattggcagggactggaaaactggtcagaattggaGGAATAAttgatggcactaaatacaggaaaattattgagggaaacactcagtcttccagagatttgagactgggatggaggttcaccatccagcaggacaatgaccctaagcatactgctaaagcaacacttaagtggtttaagggaaaacatttaaatgtcttggaatggcctagtcaaagcccagacctcaatccaattgagaatctgtgctataacttaaagattgctgtacaccagtggaacccatccaacttgaaggagctggagcagttttgccttgaagaatgggcaaaaagcccagtggcttgatgtgccaagcttatagagacataccccaagagacttgcagctgtaattgctgcaaaaggtgtctctacaaagtattgactttgtgggggtgaatagttatttttttttgtcaactttcttgtttgtttcacaataaagattttgtatcttcaaagtggtaggcatgttgtgtaaatcaaatgatacaaacccccaaaaactctattttaattccaggttgtaaggcaacaaaataggaaaaatgccaaggggggtgaagaCTTGTATTCTCACAcactccctgtttctctccccctctctcattctctacctctccccctctctcattctctacctctcaccctctctcattctctacctctcaccctctctcattctctacctctcaccctctctcattctctacctctcaccctctctcattctctacctctcaccctctctcattctctacctctcaccctctctcattctctccccctctctcattctctccccctctctcattctctacctctccccctctctacctctccccctctctcattctctacctctcaccctctctcattctctacctctcaccctctctcattctctacctctcaccctctctcattctctacctctcacactctctcattctctacctctcaccctctctcattctctacctctcaccctctctcattctctacctctcaccctctctcattctctacctctcaccctctctcattctctacctctccccctctctcattctctacctctccccctctctcattctctacctctccccctctctcattctctacctctccccctctctcattctctacctctccccctctctcattctctacctctcccactctctcattctctacctctcccactctctcattctctacctctcaccctctctcattttctacctctcaccctctctcattctctacctctcaccctctctcattctctacctctcaccctctctcattctctacctctcaccctctctcattctctacctctcaccctctctcattctctacctctcaccctctctcattctctacctctcaccctctctcattctctacctctcaccctctctcattctctacctctcaccctctctcattctctacctctcaccctttctcattctctacctctccccctttctcattctctacctctccccctttctctgtctctacctctcaccctctctctctgtctctacctctcaccctctctctctgtctctacctctcaccctctctctctgtctctacctctcaccctctctctctgtctctacctctcaccctctctctctgtctctacctctcaccctctctctctgtctctacctctcaccctctctctctgtctctacctctcaccctctctctctgtctctacctctcaccctctctctctgtctctacctctcaccctctctctctgtctctacctctcaccctctctctctgtctctacctctcaccctctctctctgtctctacctctcaccctttctcattctctacctctccccctctctcattctctacctctccccctctctcattctctacctctccccctctctctctgtctctacctctcccccctctctctgtctctattcaatttcaattcaatttattgagctttatttgcatgggaaacatatgttaacattgccaaagcaagtgaaatagataataaacagcagtgatgtaaacaataaaaaatgaacagtaaacatttcaaatgtaatattatgttcatatgcagtgttgtaacaatgtgtacatggttaaatttacaaaagggaaaataaataaacataaatatgggttgtatttacaatggtgtttgttcttcactggttgcccttttcttgtggcaacaggtcacatactgtatattgctCACCTAACCTCCTGTAGTTTATCAAATTGGATGCGTTTTCCAATACTTTGGGCCGGTGTACTaggagggaaatatgtgtctctaataagTCAtccatttggcaggaggttaggaagtggtcaggtattctgccactgtgtactctctgtttagggccaaatagcattctcgtGCGctctgttttttttaatcaattctttccaatgtgtcaagtaattatctttgtgttttctctgtctccttctctctctgtctctctctctgtctctctctctgtctctctctctgtctctcaattcaattcaagggctttattggcatgggaaacatgtgttaacattgccaaagcaagtgaggtagataatatataaagtgaaataaacaataaaaattaacagtaaatattacacatacagaagtttcaaaacaataaagacattacaaatgtcatattgtatgtgtgtgtgtgtgtgtgtgtgtgtgtatgtatatatatatgtgtatatgtatatgtatatatgtgtatgtatgtatgtgtgtgtgtgtgtgtgtgtgtgtgtgtgtgtgtatgcatatatatatacagtgttttaacaatgtacaaatggttaaggtatacaagggaaaataaatgacCATAAATatggtgtctgtctttctctctctccctctctcatgttCTATTTATACTGTCTTGTCATGGTCAGCTCTTCAGCTGGAATCCTACCGTCAGGTTGCATTATCCCATTTattacggggggggggggtcatcggTTGCTCATGGCAACGTTACTGGAGTTGAAGCTGATCTGCTGGTTATTTCATCACTGTTGGACTGGAGGCAGTGGGATTTTGGGAGAATGCACACAGGCCATTTGCCGGCATTAGTTGGATTCCTTGCCCAGGTGTTCTCATTTGTGTTGACATTTGGGTGCCCATGTCATGTTGACCTTCTGAGATGTTTTCTTGGAACAGcatctttacccccccccccctctctctctctctctcacccccacgtACCCTGTCCCAAGATCCACAAAGTCTAGATGGGTCAAGTTTCAGTTCGCTCTGCCTTATTGTTCCGTATTAGGTCAAATAGGAGCTAAAATGGTAATATAAGTAAACTTGTGTCTGTTGTCTTTGAAATATTGATTAAGTTGAGGTAAATTGATTATTTAAtatctttctttgtctctctgtctctccagggttTCTCTGTGGAATGCCCGTGTCATGATGCCGTCGCTGAGAATCACCCTGCGTCCAGGTGACCAGGGAGGGCGTGTCGAGTCGTCAGCCAATCACAGCGGGTGCTTTAGGAGAGTCAGTTCCTGTTTATGTTCATCAGTACTTCCTCTCAGAACCCTCCCGCCTCACTGATGTCCTGCCCCCTCAGTAAGTAGGccactcaatcaatcaatcaatcaatcaaagtaGGCTACTCCTTGCCAGCACTTCTTTGTCAAGATTCTAACACTATCCTTATAAATTCTTACACACTCCTGTCCTCATAGCTCATAATAACTGATTGTAAGTCTGTTATAACATCAGTATGCCTGTGTTGATGGTCACTTTCTATCCATAGCCTCACCACCTCACCAATacatattttctttctctctctctctctctccaggtggtaGGTAGGTAGTTCCTGTATCCATCTCTTccatcacttcctcttcctcctgaaGCCCCTCAccttactgtctggctgtgtggggATGCTGGTGCTAGCTGGCACTGTTCGTAACTATGGTGATAGTCAGGTAACCGTGGTAAGAGGAGTCTGTGGGCACAGCTTCCTGATGTTGTGCCAGGTGCTGACGGGACAGGAGGGCACCATCGAACAGACGGGCACAGAGGTGGGGCGTTACTATGTACTGTGGGGCAAAACCCCAACTAGTCGCACGAGTGAAACTAGCATTGTCATCATGTTAATCATGAATTGATATCTATGAGAGATTTCAGAGAAAAGTTGAGTTCTGGGGCAAAAAGTTGTGTGCCGAGTTTCTAAGTCtgtttgttattgttattgtttgcTAGTCAATAAGAGTGTTAGTATGTGTTTTATTACACCTTTGCTTCTCCTCAGGTGCTGTGCAACTCTGCTTCCTAGTTTACActgatgacatcacaacaggAAGTATAGGACCTATCTTACTGTAGAACGTCAATCTCCGCCTCCTTGCACTTTCTAGAACTTCCTGTTGCTGCTACTTGACTTCCTGTTGCACAAAGTCTCTCAGACACTTTAAggctctgacctctaacctctgaacCCAAGCAGCCATGAGGCACATTCACGTAGAACTGACACGCGGCAGCAAGGAGGAGCTGGCTCCTGTGGAGCTTCCATCCCAGGATGGGGACCTGCCTCCTCCCACGgccccctcacaggtccccaACCTTGGGGTGATGAGACCGGGGGTGGTGGTTCCCAAGCCCTTTGGTCATGAGCAGCTGCGTCTCCAGAAGGTCTACCagctctccatcttctcccagcTGGGGGGGTTCTCAGCCTCCGAGCTCCCTAGAACCAGTGAGGCCCAGCCGGGTCAGGTCCAGCGGACTGACAGGGTGGGGGtcaagagaggacagggtggggttCAAGAGGATTCCCATCAAACACACAAATGGCCCCACCTGGCTGGGGACCTTGAcagggaaagagatggaggggttcTGTCAGGGTCAGGACCTGGGGTAGGATTGGATGTCGGAATGGGGGTAGGGATGGGGGTGGGGCAGGGGCCTGTATCCTCCTGCATCATGGTGGATCACAGAGACTCAGATGGGGGCCTGTCGCCTAGATCCCCCCACCTGCACCCCTCTCTCCGGGCCACACCCCCGCCCGACGCCCTGCCCAGCACAATCACGACAGGCCCGTCCCGGACCTGTGGGCCCCACTGTCACCCAAACCATCCCCCATGGTCGAGCCCCACAGCCCTCCTGGCTCCCGCAGCCCCTTTCCCAGCATAGAGTCTCCTCCTGGGGGCGACGCGTCAGCCTGCTCCCTGGGCAATCCTGGAGGGTCTGGGGAGGGCAGCAGTAGTGGCTCCTCATTAGGACAGCATCAGCCCAACTGCTGCACTGATGGCCCCTGTGGGGCCCTTGGGGCATTCGACACCCGTAGCCCTCCCCTCGGACCTCCAGGCTCCCTCTCCCACTGCTTCCTTCCCACCACAGACCCCCAGGAGCCTGGGGAGGGTAGGGAGTGGGGGGCCAAGCTGGAGTCCTCACCGCCCCATCCTAGTGCTGCCGCCTTCAACTTCACCAGCGGCCCGAGCTCCGTGGAGAAGACCCCCAGCACCAGCGGCCCGAGCTCCGTGGAGAAGACCCCCAGCACCAGCGGCCCGAGCTCCGTGGAGAAGACCCCCAGCACCAGCGGCCCGAGCTCCGTGGAGAAGACCCCCAGCACCAGCGGCCTGAGCTCCGTGGAGAAGACCCCCAGCACCAGCGGCCCGAGCTCCGTGGAGAAGACCCCCAGCACCAGCGGCCCGAGCTCCGTGGAGAAGACCCCCAGCACCAGCGGCCCGAGCTCCGTGGAGAAGACCCCCAGCACCAGCGGCCTGAGCTCCGTGGAGAAGACCCCCAGCACCAGCGGCCTGAGCTCCGTGGAGAAGACCCCCAGCACCAGCGGCCTGAGCTCCGTGGAGAAGACCCCCAGCACCAGCGGCCTCCGTGGGATCTCTTCGGGTCCCTGCCCGGCCAAGAAGAAACTGCTATCATCCAGCGACACGGGAGAGTCGTGTTCGGAGGACGAGGGCCCCTCCACCTCTAAGAGGAGCCGTCTGGCCCTGCTGACCCCGGGGTTAGGGCTGGCCTCCTGCAGGGGCACCGATGCCAAGGCTGCCCCCTTCTGGAGCCACCTGCTGCCCAACGCACAGGACCCGGACCACACCAAGGTGAGGAGCACAGACTAGCACAAGCAGGCACATACAAACACCAgatgaggctggtgggaggagctatagggtcacaggctcattgtaatggctgttatggaataaatggaacggtatcaaacgcATCAAACCACATGcttgactctgttccatttattctatccagccattacaatgagttagttttcctatagctcctcccaccagcctcctctaatACAGGcacgtatatatacacacagaggcacacacactaGAGTTGAATGGTTGGAACCCGGTTACCGAGaattactgagatttactgccCAAAACCTCTCCCGTTTCCCGGGATAAATAACTGAGAGAAAAAATAAAAGAAGTAAATTATAACAAATTAATCATATGAACAGCATGGATTATAATTGAACTGTTACATTATATATGTCTAAATCTGGCTTCTCTACGgcctctgcatgatgaatcaTCGCTCACGGTGGggacagaccatttttatttatttatttatttatttcacctttatttagccaggtagaccagttgagaacaagttctcatttacaactgcgacccagaccaagataaagcaaagcagtgcaacaaaaacaacaacgcagagttacacataaacaaacgtagagtcaaataacacaatagaaaaaaatctatgtacattgtgtgcaaattgAGAACAGTAgggaggaaaggcaataaatagagacaaaataattacaatttagcattaacactggagtgatagatgtgcagatg harbors:
- the LOC135513743 gene encoding LOW QUALITY PROTEIN: atos homolog protein B-like (The sequence of the model RefSeq protein was modified relative to this genomic sequence to represent the inferred CDS: inserted 1 base in 1 codon) → MRHIHVELTRGSKEELAPVELPSQDGDLPPPTAPSQVPNLGVMRPGVVVPKPFGHEQLRLQKVYQLSIFSQLGGFSASELPRTSEAQPGQVQRTDRVGVKRGQGGVQEDSHQTHKWPHLAGDLDRERDGGVLSGSGPGVGLDVGMGVGMGVGQGPVSSCIMVDHRDSDGGLSPRXPPPAPLSPGHTPARRPAQHNHDRPVPDLWAPLSPKPSPMVEPHSPPGSRSPFPSIESPPGGDASACSLGNPGGSGEGSSSGSSLGQHQPNCCTDGPCGALGAFDTRSPPLGPPGSLSHCFLPTTDPQEPGEGREWGAKLESSPPHPSAAAFNFTSGPSSVEKTPSTSGPSSVEKTPSTSGPSSVEKTPSTSGPSSVEKTPSTSGLSSVEKTPSTSGPSSVEKTPSTSGPSSVEKTPSTSGPSSVEKTPSTSGLSSVEKTPSTSGLSSVEKTPSTSGLSSVEKTPSTSGLRGISSGPCPAKKKLLSSSDTGESCSEDEGPSTSKRSRLALLTPGLGLASCRGTDAKAAPFWSHLLPNAQDPDHTKSLSECRGASRRLKSGMLLKSRQLCSGRRTDTLGRTARAGWPSSSISRSLLGNFEESILKGCFSPSGRIEGFTAEIGASGSYCPQHATLPVHVTYYDISEHSAPSPFLGVISLEPLGKKGYSVPKAGTTQVTLFNPNKTVVKMFLVTYNFGDMPVNHMTFLRHRIFLVPVEEAGPEAKGGGPPEPRATPTERRKILCYLIHLRFQSSKSGKIYLHNDIRLLFSRKSIEVDTGIPYELKSFTEVPRNPKYSPRV